One part of the Microbacterium aurugineum genome encodes these proteins:
- a CDS encoding ArsR/SmtB family transcription factor: protein MTAATLLPMFSALADETRWRILTELGEAEASASALAGRLPVSRQAIAKHLAVLQEVGLVEPVRVGREVRFRVVGAELSATAAKLDVIGREWDRRLAAIKEIAEGL, encoded by the coding sequence ATGACCGCAGCAACCCTCCTGCCCATGTTCTCGGCGCTCGCGGACGAGACGCGCTGGCGCATCCTGACGGAGCTCGGGGAGGCGGAGGCGTCGGCATCCGCGCTCGCCGGGCGCCTTCCGGTGTCCCGTCAGGCGATCGCGAAGCATCTCGCCGTCTTGCAGGAGGTCGGTCTCGTCGAGCCCGTGCGGGTCGGCCGCGAGGTGCGCTTCCGCGTGGTCGGTGCCGAGCTCTCCGCCACCGCTGCGAAGCTCGACGTGATCGGGCGCGAGTGGGACCGCCGCCTCGCCGCGATCAAGGAGATCGCGGAGGGGCTGTAG
- a CDS encoding SDR family oxidoreductase, with the protein MPELTHPTGREEALRAAPRDDGSAPRALVLGATGYIGGRLTPRLLNAGYRVRVLARDAARAASFPWGGDCEIVEGSADDADAVATAMDDVDVVYYLIHSMSAGKGFEESDERAATTVAEAAARAGVRRIVYLGGLHPDDAKLSPHLRSRVRVGEIFLQSGVPTLVLQAGVVIGSGSASFEMIRHLTDVLPYMPAPKWVRNRIQPIAVRDVLHYLLGAARVDADVNRAVDIGGPDVLRYGQMMNGYAVEAGLRQRAIAALPVLTPGLASHWVNLVTPVPRSIARPLVASLQNECIMKDHAVDELIPRPEDGLTPYRRAVDLALGRVRGDSIETSWQDSEVSGAPSDPLPSDPDWAGRTVFTDSRSVATRASAAELWRVILGIGGENGWYSSPLLWAVRGFMDRIVGGVGLRRGRRSRTAARVGDAIDFWRVEAVERTEAESLLRLRAEMKVPGEAWLELRAVPDGEGARYEQRAIFFPRGLSGRLYWLAVLPFHGLIFAGMAARITAAAEEAS; encoded by the coding sequence ATGCCCGAACTCACCCACCCCACCGGCCGTGAAGAGGCGCTGCGCGCCGCACCCCGCGACGACGGCTCCGCCCCGCGCGCCCTCGTGCTCGGGGCGACCGGCTACATCGGCGGACGCCTAACCCCGCGGCTGCTGAACGCCGGCTACCGGGTGCGGGTCCTGGCGCGTGACGCCGCGCGCGCGGCCTCCTTCCCCTGGGGCGGCGACTGCGAGATCGTCGAAGGCTCGGCGGATGATGCGGATGCCGTGGCCACGGCGATGGACGACGTCGACGTCGTGTACTACCTGATCCACTCGATGTCCGCCGGCAAGGGCTTCGAGGAGAGCGACGAGCGGGCGGCGACGACGGTCGCCGAAGCCGCAGCGCGGGCAGGCGTGCGACGGATCGTGTACCTCGGCGGACTGCATCCCGACGACGCGAAGCTGTCACCGCACCTGCGCTCGCGTGTTCGTGTGGGGGAGATCTTCCTGCAGTCCGGCGTGCCGACGCTCGTACTGCAAGCGGGCGTCGTGATCGGCTCGGGGTCGGCGTCGTTCGAGATGATCCGCCACCTCACCGACGTGCTGCCGTACATGCCGGCACCGAAGTGGGTGCGAAACCGCATCCAGCCGATCGCCGTCCGCGATGTGCTGCACTACCTGCTCGGGGCGGCGCGCGTCGACGCCGATGTGAACCGTGCCGTCGACATCGGCGGGCCGGACGTGCTGCGCTACGGGCAGATGATGAACGGCTACGCCGTCGAAGCCGGGCTCCGCCAGCGCGCCATCGCCGCCCTCCCCGTGCTCACGCCGGGGCTCGCTTCGCACTGGGTGAACCTGGTAACGCCGGTGCCGCGCTCGATCGCCCGGCCGCTCGTGGCATCGCTGCAGAACGAGTGCATCATGAAGGATCACGCGGTCGACGAGTTGATCCCGCGGCCCGAAGACGGCCTGACCCCGTATCGGCGGGCGGTCGACCTCGCGCTCGGACGGGTGCGCGGCGACAGCATCGAGACCAGCTGGCAGGACTCAGAAGTGTCGGGCGCGCCCAGTGACCCGCTGCCGAGCGACCCGGACTGGGCCGGACGCACCGTGTTCACGGATTCGCGGTCCGTCGCCACCCGCGCCTCCGCGGCGGAACTGTGGCGCGTGATCCTGGGCATCGGCGGCGAGAACGGCTGGTACTCCTCCCCCCTGCTCTGGGCGGTGCGGGGGTTCATGGACCGGATCGTGGGTGGCGTGGGCCTGCGTCGCGGACGCCGCAGCCGCACCGCGGCGAGGGTCGGCGACGCGATCGACTTCTGGCGCGTCGAAGCGGTCGAGAGGACCGAGGCCGAATCCCTGCTGCGCCTCCGCGCCGAGATGAAGGTGCCCGGCGAGGCCTGGCTCGAGCTGCGTGCGGTGCCGGACGGCGAAGGCGCGCGCTACGAGCAGCGCGCGATCTTCTTCCCCCGCGGACTGAGCGGACGCCTGTACTGGCTCGCGGTGCTGCCCTTCCACGGACTGATCTTCGCCGGGATGGCGGCCCGCATCACCGCTGCCGCAGAGGAGGCGTCCTAG
- a CDS encoding MarR family winged helix-turn-helix transcriptional regulator → MGNGLDVVASELARDVEEFRRAEAQLRRRLAATRQPNETDRSAMRIIASAPVDSPVTPGELAAQLGVSTAAVTSVVRRLAERGQVVVAVHPDDARSKIIRPSLRDLHSPADEISRRIERVEREFAPEQLAAISLFLRRLAREIEGIE, encoded by the coding sequence ATGGGGAATGGTCTGGACGTCGTGGCATCGGAGCTCGCCCGCGATGTCGAAGAGTTCCGGCGGGCCGAGGCGCAGCTGCGTCGACGGCTGGCGGCAACGCGTCAACCCAATGAGACGGATCGATCGGCCATGCGTATCATCGCGTCGGCTCCGGTCGATTCTCCGGTCACGCCCGGCGAGCTGGCCGCTCAGCTCGGGGTGAGCACGGCGGCCGTCACCTCCGTCGTGCGCCGGCTCGCCGAGCGCGGTCAGGTGGTCGTGGCCGTCCATCCGGACGACGCGCGGTCGAAGATCATCCGTCCATCTCTTCGCGATCTGCACTCTCCTGCCGACGAGATCTCTCGCCGCATCGAGCGGGTGGAGAGGGAGTTCGCACCCGAGCAACTCGCCGCGATCTCGCTGTTCCTGCGGCGCCTCGCCCGCGAAATCGAAGGCATCGAATAG
- a CDS encoding BCCT family transporter, which produces METPDEKPDERSAGKTPPSTRTGAVGTGVNRLPAKATETAKKIVRDIAAVPPRSVHPALVPGVSVEETGRTYRTDPLVFGVAATLTLAFIAWGVFAGDNLAGTTRTVLDWVVQYFGFFFTTIATVILVFMLFIGFSRYGRIPLGRDDEEPEYSMFSWISMLFAAGMGIGLVFWGAAEPLTFFESPPPGTVEASTLDAMHTAQTQVLYHWGPQAWAFYALVGGAIAYGAYRRGRTPLISSIFAPLLGEGRTTGPLGRTIDVFSIIVTLFGTAASLGLGALQIGHGVEIVSGIGELGNGILIAVIAVLTACFIASAVSGVSKGIRALSNINAVVALLLAFFVFFVGPTLLILNVIPSVAVQFIGDLPQMIGRSASQGEAAETFLSGWTIFYWAWWISWSPFVGMFIAKISRGRSLRQFVSVVIVVPSAISLVWFAIFGTTAIQQQMDGANLTVDPPEEVLFGVLENLPFSLITSAILIVLIAIFFVTGADSASLVMGTLSQQGRPEPSRWVAVVWGVLVGAIAAVLLVIGEEGSGLRSLQNVTIIAALPFAIIMGFMMIAFMKDLRRDPLILRERYARAAVRHSVMAGLEEYGDDFALVPVEYDHSEDDLDWIDESTVDETLAEVYEAATEAIDIIPPTEVDAVVEASITDPTAAPDPTAAPDPTAAPEQPRTD; this is translated from the coding sequence ATGGAGACTCCTGACGAGAAGCCCGATGAACGCTCCGCAGGAAAGACCCCTCCGAGCACCCGGACAGGCGCCGTCGGCACGGGCGTGAACCGCCTGCCGGCCAAAGCCACCGAGACCGCCAAGAAGATCGTCCGCGACATCGCGGCGGTTCCTCCGCGCAGCGTCCACCCGGCGCTCGTCCCGGGCGTCTCGGTCGAGGAGACCGGTCGCACCTACCGCACCGACCCGCTCGTGTTCGGCGTGGCGGCGACCCTGACCCTCGCCTTCATCGCCTGGGGCGTGTTCGCGGGCGACAACCTCGCCGGCACCACCCGCACGGTCCTCGACTGGGTCGTCCAGTACTTCGGATTCTTCTTCACCACCATCGCCACCGTCATCCTGGTGTTCATGCTGTTCATCGGCTTCAGCCGCTACGGACGCATCCCGCTCGGGCGCGACGACGAAGAGCCCGAGTACTCGATGTTCTCCTGGATCTCGATGCTCTTCGCCGCCGGGATGGGCATCGGCCTCGTGTTCTGGGGTGCCGCCGAGCCGCTCACCTTCTTCGAGAGCCCGCCGCCGGGCACGGTCGAGGCGAGCACCCTCGACGCCATGCACACCGCGCAGACGCAGGTGCTGTATCACTGGGGTCCGCAGGCCTGGGCGTTCTATGCGCTCGTCGGTGGTGCCATCGCCTACGGCGCCTATCGCCGCGGCCGCACGCCCCTCATCTCCTCGATCTTCGCGCCGCTGCTCGGCGAGGGGCGCACGACCGGTCCGCTCGGCCGCACCATCGACGTCTTCTCGATCATCGTCACGCTGTTCGGCACCGCGGCGTCGCTGGGCCTGGGCGCCTTGCAGATCGGCCACGGCGTCGAGATCGTCAGCGGCATCGGCGAGCTCGGCAACGGCATCCTGATCGCCGTGATCGCCGTGCTCACGGCCTGCTTCATCGCGTCGGCCGTCTCGGGGGTCTCGAAGGGCATCCGCGCGCTGTCGAACATCAATGCGGTCGTCGCGCTCCTGCTCGCCTTCTTCGTGTTCTTCGTGGGGCCGACGCTGCTGATCCTCAACGTGATCCCGTCGGTCGCCGTGCAGTTCATCGGCGACCTCCCGCAGATGATCGGCCGCTCGGCATCGCAGGGTGAAGCGGCCGAGACGTTCCTGTCGGGCTGGACGATCTTCTACTGGGCGTGGTGGATCTCCTGGTCGCCGTTCGTCGGCATGTTCATCGCCAAGATCTCGCGCGGGCGCAGCCTTCGCCAGTTCGTCTCCGTCGTGATCGTGGTGCCGTCGGCCATCTCTCTCGTCTGGTTCGCGATCTTCGGCACCACGGCGATCCAGCAGCAGATGGACGGCGCGAACCTCACAGTCGACCCGCCGGAGGAGGTCCTGTTCGGCGTGCTCGAGAACCTGCCGTTCTCGCTGATCACGAGCGCCATCCTCATCGTGCTGATCGCCATCTTCTTCGTCACGGGAGCGGATTCGGCCTCCCTCGTGATGGGCACGCTGTCTCAGCAGGGCAGGCCGGAGCCGTCGCGCTGGGTCGCCGTCGTGTGGGGTGTGCTGGTCGGAGCGATCGCCGCCGTGCTGCTCGTCATCGGCGAGGAGGGCAGTGGTCTGCGATCGCTGCAGAACGTCACGATCATCGCCGCGCTGCCCTTCGCGATCATCATGGGGTTCATGATGATCGCCTTCATGAAGGATCTTCGACGCGATCCGCTGATCCTCCGTGAGCGTTATGCCCGCGCGGCCGTCCGGCACAGCGTCATGGCCGGTCTCGAGGAGTACGGCGACGACTTCGCGCTCGTGCCGGTCGAATACGACCACTCCGAGGACGACCTCGACTGGATCGACGAGTCGACCGTCGACGAGACGCTCGCCGAGGTGTACGAGGCCGCGACCGAGGCGATCGACATCATCCCGCCCACCGAGGTGGATGCGGTCGTCGAGGCGTCGATCACGGACCCGACGGCTGCTCCGGACCCGACGGCCGCCCCGGACCCGACGGCTGCCCCGGAGCAGCCCCGCACGGACTGA
- a CDS encoding GntR family transcriptional regulator yields MPLTPAPNGMPGAVFRMARPSTVDLITAELRSAIFSGALPVGSPLGEVDIAAKLGVSRGPLREAAQRLVQEGALTALPGRGLRVSVIPVDGIADLYTERRAVECEAVRLIVKNRLPAAEQLESALAELRQASTRADALGIGDADIAFHQALVNAAQSPRLSRAMMTLALQTRIASFSADEGYAVPASVSPTYQALIDALSHHDAPGALAALDEQFDDAVARLTGRRDVETVETGAILAPPTLSRIDVADA; encoded by the coding sequence ATGCCACTCACGCCCGCCCCGAACGGGATGCCCGGCGCGGTCTTCCGCATGGCACGGCCTTCGACGGTCGACCTGATCACGGCCGAACTCCGGTCGGCGATCTTCTCCGGCGCACTGCCCGTCGGCAGCCCCCTGGGCGAGGTGGACATCGCCGCGAAGCTCGGCGTGAGCCGCGGTCCCCTGCGCGAGGCGGCGCAGCGACTCGTGCAGGAGGGCGCACTGACGGCACTTCCGGGTCGGGGCCTGCGCGTGAGCGTGATCCCGGTCGACGGCATCGCCGACCTCTACACCGAGCGCCGGGCCGTGGAGTGCGAAGCCGTGCGCCTCATCGTGAAGAACCGGCTTCCGGCGGCGGAGCAGCTCGAGAGCGCGTTGGCCGAGCTGAGGCAGGCGAGCACCCGCGCGGACGCACTCGGCATCGGCGACGCGGACATCGCGTTCCACCAGGCCCTCGTGAATGCCGCGCAGAGCCCTCGGCTCTCCCGCGCCATGATGACGCTCGCGCTCCAGACGCGGATCGCGAGCTTCAGTGCCGACGAAGGTTATGCGGTGCCCGCCTCCGTCTCACCCACCTATCAGGCGTTGATCGACGCACTGTCGCACCACGACGCACCGGGCGCACTGGCCGCGCTCGACGAGCAGTTCGACGATGCGGTCGCGCGCCTCACGGGCCGGCGCGATGTCGAGACCGTGGAGACGGGTGCGATCCTGGCACCGCCCACGCTCAGCAGGATCGACGTGGCCGACGCCTGA
- a CDS encoding SDR family NAD(P)-dependent oxidoreductase, with the protein MAQYDVSNRSAIVTGAGSGIGRSTALLLAKNGAAVVVNDLNAEHANAVVEEIRAAGGTAEASVGDATDAAWIASSIETANSLAPLRIGVNNAGIGGATAPTAEYEDDAWDKVIAINLNAVFRNMKAQIPSILANGGGSVVNIASILGSVGFAGSPAYVTAKHGVVGMTKSAALEYSAKGVRVNSVGPGFIDTPLLANMGDEAKEFLVSKHPIGRLGQADEVANLIAFLASDAASFITGSYHLVDGGYTAL; encoded by the coding sequence GTGGCTCAGTACGACGTCTCGAACCGCTCGGCGATCGTGACGGGAGCAGGCAGCGGAATCGGACGCTCGACCGCTCTCCTGCTGGCGAAGAACGGGGCAGCGGTCGTGGTCAACGACCTGAATGCCGAGCACGCGAACGCGGTCGTCGAGGAGATCCGCGCGGCCGGCGGCACGGCCGAGGCCTCCGTGGGCGATGCGACGGACGCCGCCTGGATCGCCTCCTCCATCGAGACCGCCAACTCCCTGGCTCCGCTGCGCATCGGGGTCAACAACGCCGGCATCGGCGGCGCGACCGCCCCGACCGCGGAGTACGAGGACGACGCCTGGGACAAGGTCATCGCGATCAACCTCAACGCCGTGTTCCGGAACATGAAGGCGCAGATCCCGTCGATCCTCGCGAACGGCGGGGGATCGGTCGTGAACATCGCCTCGATCCTGGGAAGCGTCGGGTTCGCCGGCTCGCCCGCCTACGTCACCGCCAAGCACGGCGTGGTCGGCATGACCAAGTCGGCAGCGCTCGAGTACTCGGCGAAGGGGGTGCGCGTGAACTCGGTGGGCCCCGGCTTCATCGACACCCCGCTGCTCGCGAACATGGGCGACGAGGCGAAGGAGTTCCTCGTGAGCAAGCACCCGATCGGCCGACTGGGCCAGGCCGACGAGGTCGCGAACCTCATCGCATTCCTCGCCAGTGACGCCGCGAGCTTCATCACCGGCAGCTACCACCTCGTCGACGGCGGATACACCGCCCTCTGA
- a CDS encoding MarR family winged helix-turn-helix transcriptional regulator encodes MSEPQEYTRSGYWYPDGGNVSTVDVLNMLRRYRAAETAMRARTRASMGMNETDLMALRFLLREQRAGRIVRPIDIAKMLDISTASTTTLIDRLEKGGHVRREPHPTDRRAGVVVPTVSSDEEVRATLGAMHRRMLALVDELSDDERAVVTRFLAGMTAAIEEASDLDQELRDAIRDEKDTGPAR; translated from the coding sequence ATGAGCGAGCCCCAGGAGTACACGCGCTCCGGATACTGGTACCCCGACGGCGGGAACGTCAGCACCGTCGACGTGCTGAACATGCTGCGGCGCTACCGGGCGGCCGAGACCGCGATGCGCGCACGCACCCGCGCATCGATGGGAATGAACGAAACCGACCTGATGGCACTGCGCTTCCTGCTCCGGGAGCAGCGGGCGGGCCGCATCGTCCGCCCGATCGACATCGCGAAGATGCTCGACATCTCCACGGCGTCGACGACCACTCTCATCGACCGGCTCGAGAAGGGCGGACACGTCCGTCGCGAGCCCCACCCCACCGACCGCCGCGCGGGAGTCGTGGTGCCGACCGTGAGCAGCGACGAAGAGGTCCGCGCGACCCTCGGGGCCATGCATCGACGCATGCTCGCCCTGGTCGACGAGCTGTCCGACGACGAGCGTGCGGTGGTCACGCGGTTCCTCGCCGGCATGACGGCGGCGATCGAAGAGGCCTCCGACCTCGACCAGGAGCTGCGCGACGCCATCCGCGACGAGAAGGACACGGGCCCCGCGCGCTGA
- a CDS encoding DUF7882 family protein, with amino-acid sequence MGLLSYAGESKVIEIDDPLLAHLRLVAVTKLRRGESFPLTLRTTESTIETLWMHASIPVRFVVDDERELQRPLLVKMMAAASSANGLDLTDPDFAASLPSAAPMHAVA; translated from the coding sequence ATGGGTCTGCTCAGCTACGCCGGAGAATCGAAGGTCATCGAGATCGACGACCCGCTGCTCGCGCATCTCCGACTCGTCGCCGTGACGAAGCTCCGTCGGGGCGAGTCCTTCCCGCTCACGCTGCGTACGACGGAGTCGACCATCGAGACCCTGTGGATGCACGCGTCGATTCCGGTGCGCTTCGTGGTGGACGACGAGCGTGAGCTCCAGCGGCCGTTGCTGGTGAAGATGATGGCTGCCGCGAGTTCGGCGAACGGGCTGGACCTCACGGATCCCGACTTCGCCGCGTCGTTGCCGTCTGCGGCACCGATGCACGCGGTCGCCTGA
- a CDS encoding SRPBCC domain-containing protein codes for MVNMTHNEASVVDEETFSVRRTILIAAPADKVWRAVAEPEHISRWFGRTVLDGTGVGATGTMTFPDYDVIPLRVEEYDEPRRITYRWNNDDALGALPDSIDETTSTVFTFTLEEAEGGTRLTVVESGFERTSDPRANLQSHRTGWDLELDKMVTLVEGEA; via the coding sequence ATGGTGAACATGACCCACAACGAGGCGTCCGTCGTCGACGAGGAGACCTTCTCCGTTCGGCGGACCATCCTGATCGCAGCACCCGCCGACAAGGTCTGGCGGGCAGTGGCCGAGCCGGAGCACATCTCCCGGTGGTTCGGGCGCACCGTGCTCGACGGCACCGGGGTCGGCGCGACCGGCACGATGACCTTCCCCGACTACGACGTGATCCCCCTGCGGGTCGAGGAGTACGACGAGCCGCGGCGCATCACCTACCGCTGGAACAACGACGACGCCCTCGGTGCCTTGCCCGACAGCATCGACGAGACCACCTCGACGGTCTTCACCTTCACGCTCGAAGAGGCCGAGGGTGGCACGCGCCTCACGGTCGTCGAGAGCGGCTTCGAGCGCACGTCCGACCCGCGCGCCAACCTGCAGTCGCACCGCACGGGCTGGGACCTGGAGCTGGACAAGATGGTCACCCTGGTGGAAGGCGAAGCATGA